The nucleotide window ATAAAGGGTGCTAGTCACTCTATGACGTGCCACGTACTGCCCATTTGCCGACGCCTAGATACTAGAGTATTGATTGCTACGATCTTGCGACGTTGGGAACCCTGTCATGTTATTATCCTTTTGTTTGCACTGTTCAcattctttttttctttaTTGGCTTTATCGGTCTGACATATACAACTGCATATACATGATACCAATGTGATTTAGCCACAAGTTGCTCGACATCCGTCTACGGCTTGAATAGGCTTGTCAGTAATCTTATTAATCGGTGCGAATGACTTACTTCCGCCTCCTCGCAAATCACTCATTGTCATGAATCCTCGaccaccacctccaccgccaCCGCCACCGCCTCCCCATCCACCCCCCGGTCCACCACCGCCGCCTGGGGCACCTGGTCTTCCTGTCCCTGCTGATTTAGGTCGAGCGGTAGGATCAGTCCACGATGCCGGGTTAACGATTGGCTACAGATGATCGTCATTATTGGTTATCTTTTtatcctctttctctctATCATAATATGTACGCATGATAGATAGAAGATATGTATTTGCCATTTATCTTGACTTACGCTGACGAGTGTCTCAAAAAAGAGGTAAGCCAAAGTGGCAAAGTCTGATAACTTGATGGAGATCTTGTGCGTGAGAGGTTGAGCGCCGACTGTGCCGGATGAGGATACATATGGTTTTGAATTAGACATTGCTTTGGGTTGTTGCTAGACGTGGACTTTGGGAAGGATGTTGAAGTGTAAAAAGAGAAGACGGAAATGGTCTATGTGCGATGAACGGGGATTGTGGGAGGCTGGAGGTGTGGAGGGGAATTGGAATTGGCCGCTGGGACAGTTGCAGTGGTTGGACGCGGACGGGAGAAGAACGACGGCGGaaaacaacaacagcagcagcaacaagAACATAACTTTCGTTCCCTCACTAATACACCACCTTTTTAGGGCGTCTCCCAATCTGCCCTTTAACGGACGTACCCTGTTGTTCATTGTCTATCAACTACGGGAAAAGCAAAATCCGAACAATAGCGCTGGGAACGCACATATTCTATATTCTTTACAATACCTTACACCTTTATTTCGCTTGGCGACCAACGCTCTTTGAACCCTACTCCATCTACCTGCCTGCCGTACGTTTTGGGATTCTGTAGGGCTCAAGGTACTTTTCGACATACGGAAGTAAGAGGACGTAATATCGACTCGAATACATCGAAAGGAGATTTGTATTGTAGACTTACTTGTCTTCTGTCTAAAGAGACGTTTAAGAGAGTTGGGAGATTTCAAGAATGGCACCTAAACCGGTAAGCAAGCAGGGGTATTGATCAAAGGGAGCTACCAAGAACTGATCTTATCTGATGGATGGTATAGTTGAATAGAAAGCTTGTGGTGTTGGGAGATGGTGCGTGTGGGAAGGTATGCACAGAGCTATCTGTACGATAATGGGCGGTTAacatttttttttttttggaCTGTGTTCTATTCTAGACATCACTTCTGACGGTATTCACCAAAGGTTTGTTCTCTAACCCCCCTGTTTCTCATACAATCTTTTGAGGGGAAAAACGAGTGCTGACATGTTGATAGGATATTTCCCAACCACATAGTGTGTCCCATTTCCGTCCTTATAATCCAATTGAGAAAACCCCGCTTAGACATTTGATGCGTTTTGCAGTGAGCCTACGGTGTTTGAGAATTATGTGGAGATGATGCAAGTGGACGATCAGGTGGTGGAACTTAGCCTATGGGATACAGCCGGTGCGTCTTTGCCCCTCCCAACGACCGATTTCGTAACAATCTGTACAGAAGGACGCACGCTGACAGATTGTACTACAGGCCAGGAAGACTTTGATCGGTTACGTTCACTTTCATATGCTGATACACACGTGGTCATGATTTGTTTCTCTGCGAGTGAACTATATACTTTCCAACAGAATAGACGCTAATGATATGTGGGTGTAGGTTGATTCACCAGTGTCATTAGAAAACACTGAATCAAAGGCGAGACTTTGATCCATATTCCGAGTAGTTTTACAAAGGTTATTGACAATTACGTGTAGTGGATTCACGAGGTCAATCAATTTTGTCCGGGAGTCAAGGTAATCCTTATTGGTAAGTCGAAAGCGTTTTCTTTCCTCAATGCTCAGCGTTTTTATATGCGTATATCATGACGTCGGGACGTCTGAGCAAGGGGGAGAGATAGTTTTTTTATGGTCACGAGGGCAGATGTTAACGATCGAAACCATTCAGCGCTCAAGTGCGACCTGCGGGAGGACCCTGCGGTGAAGGACAAGCTTGGCCGGCATTCGTTACATCCCGTCACATATGACGAGGGGCTGGCAACTGCCCGAGCTATCCGTGCGAGCCGGTATCTAGGTGGGTCTGTTTTCATCCCTTAATGCGAAGGGGACAGGTATAAACGAGGTGACGACTGATACCCTGTGTCCTGTGCAGAGTGCTCGGCCAAGCATAATCGAGGGGTTCAGGAGGCAATTTACGAGGCAGCGCGGGTGGCGGTGGGGAGCCGGGCAAGGGGAGGTGGTTCTGGGGGACGGATGAAGGGAGACAgctggaaggagaagtGCATCATCTTATAGGGTATCTTTCTACTAATGGGGTTTATCTTTTTTATAATATAGCTGTATTATATAAATAATGAATGTCGATGGGCGATGAATTTTGCGCGGTGATGGCCGACTGTGCGAAACGCGCCGAATGCCGAGGGCGCGGTTGGGAACTGCGCGCGTAATGATCTAATAGCATGCTTATTTATAGGGCGACATTTTTTTATCGAGTGTATTGTTTTGATTGGAGGAGTTGTACCTTTGGCAGATCTTTCGGTGAGCAGATCTTTTCGGTGCGCCACTGGTCGTCTCTCGATCACAGCTGTCGGCCACCTTTGCCATCCGCCCGCGACCAGCAAGCAGCCACCGCCATCCGCAGGCGACTCACCCGCAGCGTTCTCTCCTACTGCGCCCTCGCCGCAGCGTGCCTCTCCAGCGAGCAGCTTCACACGACCCTCACACGACCTATCACCAtctgccttcttctcgacGTCGATCGTCAGACCCCTTCCCCAACATGCTGTCGACCGCACTGTCCCCTTCCAGCCCACACGCCGACTACAACTCAtattcctcttccctcaGCCCGACCTCCCCGCGCTTCCACGCCTCTTCTGCCCCCCACGGCCGCCGGTCGCCGTCGCCTTCTCGCCTCGAGAGCCTCCTCGACGCGCCCCTCCCATCCTGCCGCCCCTCGCGCTCCCCCCGCTCCCGGAAAATCCGCGATGCGCTCGCCCGCCACATTCGGCCACACCTCACTCCCCGCACTCTCACCATGCTCTTCCTGTGGATGCTCTCCGTGTGGTCCATACAtcacttcttcctccccaTCTCCTCACTCTCCAGGCTCTCAAACCCCAGGGCAGAGGAACACTTTCTATCAACCGCTTTTCCACCCCCGCCACAAAGGATAGGTGACGACCATCTTGACTCGGTCGACCCCCGTTGGCGAGCCTACCATCCTCTCCCAGCGCCCGACCCCCCTTTCCCGCGCCTGAGGCCGACTCGCTTCCTTCCCCCGCAATGTTTGGAACAGTGGTTTGCAGAAGGAGAGACGCTTTGCGGCGCAAAGGAGTTGggcgaggaagagaagcTTGATGCAACCTGGCTCTGGGTGAATGGATCCGATCATCGTTGGAGGGATAGTATGATTGAAtggagagaaaaagagaatGTCAACTCGCCAGAGCGCCATTTCCGGTGCGTTGAACTTGCCGTCGTCGTCCGCAACAGCCACACTAACATGTCGCAGTGAGCAAAACGAGCTGGTCCACTCCATGAGGTCTGTCCTCGACGCCCTCCCCGGCCATCTGCGTaccttccatctcatcctTGCCGACTATACCTTCAACTACCCCGAAGATCTGGAATTGGTTCCTTTTTCCATCATTCCTGATCTGGAAAAGGTCGCTTCAAAGAGCAAAGGCAGGCGTCACCCTCGCGACCTTCCCGGAACGcctccctccttctccaaccTGACGGAACGAGTCACTCCAGAATCCATTTCTGCCTCCCTGGCTAGCCACCTCCAATCTGAATGGCGTATCGTCCAGACACCCACTTGGCTCGATTTCTCTCGTCGTGATCCATCCGACCCTTCACACCCGTTCCACCCTTACTCTGTCAGCAAAGCGGGTGAAAGAGGACAACATTACGCTGAAGCGTCGTATCCGACGTTGCGGTACGCTTCTCATTGGGAAGTTTTTCACACTCCGTCAGTCGACCGGGATGGACGTCAGGAGCTTATGGGAGAAAGGGAATGGAGGGAAAATgagtggaagaagaaggcgtTGCCGACCTTCAACTCGATGGCTATTGAGAGTAGGATCGGATGGTTGCCTGGATTGGTACGTCCGTCCCATTGCACATTGTAGCTAATTCGTACTGATGAGCCTATAGGCGGACGCTATTATTGCATTGAACGATGACTTTTTTTTGCTCCGTCCCCACGCCGTCTCTGATTTCCATTCTCCTCTCTACGGCTCAGTCATCCGATTTGACCACGGCGTAAGTCCAACAATTTTCCTTACCCACTTATACCACAATATTCACTGACATGACTATAGTATAACCAACAAGTCAGGCCTGAAGTTGTGAAGAGCCATATCAACGATCCCGGAGAAATTGGCGGTCTTTACCACGCCAACGCCATCCTCTCTCAACGATTCCCCCATCGTCTTCGACCGTACTTTGCCCATGTACCCAAGGTTATCACCCGTGGTCTTCATCATGAGGCGAGCTTGATGTTTAAAGAAGCTTTGACAGAGAGTAGCACGAGGAGGTTTagggagatgaagattGGGGAGGGTGATGTGCAGATGCAGTGGCTACTCACCTCTCTCCGTGTGGAGAGATGGCGAGAAGCTCTACTCTGGACTTGGGTCGTAGCCAATATGGGTACCATCAGCGGATCGCAAGACCGGTGGGACGATGCTACCCGTACAGCCATCAAGGATATGTTTGGATTCACAGAGAATGATAATGATGTAGTCAAGATTGAGGTGCATAGAGGCGAAAGATGGACTCTGGAGCCGGGAAGGATGCAAAAGGCGTTTGAGCAGGCTGGATGGGAAGCGCCAAAGGCTACAGAATTCCTTTTTTGTAAGCTACCTTTGCTTTATCTAACGTGTACTTGTTGCTTATTTAATGATAGCCTCGATGGACGGTACTATGCCTCCGTTACTCAAGCACGGTGAAGACCCTGCTCAAAACGACAGGTATGTTTCTAATTCTTTTCGCTAACATTTAAAATCTGACAATCATATAACAGGTGCATGATCGATCTCAACCGATGCTTTGGCGTTTTCTGGACTCGAGAGGAGGACATTTTGTCGACTGATATGATGAAACGTTTGACATTCCAGTATCCCGAATGTGGTGACTGCAGTAAGtcttttctccatctttCCTTTCATTTTCATCTCCATCAATCTTTGCTAAAAACAACATTATTTCATCTAGTGATCATGGCCCTCGTGACAGCGTCTGGCACCCTTGGCCTCAACgccttctttcctcctAAAGAAACAACAGTCACCGCTCCCGAACTTGCACCCGGCGACGGTTACCCGAAATTCTTGCCTCCGCCCCACCTTCCTCTCACGCCCACATGGCACGAAGCGGATTTCTCGCTTGCGAATATTTTATCTACGACCGCCCTTCCTGGCGAGCAGGTTGATATTCGACAGTACTGTATGAGGCTCCTTTCTCGTTATTTATATCTTGATGGTAAGCCCATGTTTCTCTCTTGACCTGATCGCTGTCGCCGTCGCCGTCGcaagaaagaggaggggACTGATCAGTTGATTTGAATTTTAGCCAGATCGGTGTCTCATTTCCACATGTTGAAATCTGCCGAACACGCCCAAAGGGTGTTCAAGATGATTCAAGACAACCCCCGAGTATCAATATTGGGTATGAATGATGATATTGAATCGGATTATGATGAAGTCAAACGCTTAATGAATGAATGGTTTGAGATGCGGTGGCCAAGAAAGGCAGTGTGGGAAAGAGAATGGGATCCTGTAAAGGATAGATATATTGATTAGACATAGAAGGGTTTAAGATAGTGTACTCGAGTACTTCTTGATTAACATCATAGATATCCGAGCTGGACTCTTGGTAGCATCATTGAATGCATTGGGCATTGTGTTATTTTCACAGTGATATATAGTTGTGTAATTCAAAAAAGGTTGATAACCGAATGCATGGATATGGAGCAACTTTACCACAggtaaaaaaaaagaagggtACAGATCAAAAGCTTGCACGAGAAGGTGGAAATGAGATATGATAACGTGAAACAGTCATTTTGCCAGGCATCAAGCATGGGGTCATGTcagggagaagaggagaaatGAGAAAACATGAAAACAGATAGAATACAGTCCGTGATATGCGTAGCTTGATCAAAGCACTAATGAGAAAGACATTTAACAACTCTTGAGGTTGACTGAAGCAAAAGGTCAGTTATGCCCACCTCAAACCAAGGAGGGATACTCACAGTAAGTACCCAAGGTGTAGCCGCTCTTGTTCTGCATCCACCCATTACAGAATTGATGAATATAATCAAGATTGTTCTGGGCATGGCACTGACCCTGGCTAGCAGCAGCAGTGCCAGCGGCATAGGTCAAGCCAGAGTACCAGCCGTTGTAAGAACCGATGGCCAAAAGGACATTGCCGCCGTTAGAGCTGATGAGGTTAGAGAAGAGCTCGGCAGCCCGTTGAATGTTAAAGTTGACATCGTAACAGCTAAGAAGGGACGTTTAAAAGGCGAACAATGTAAATACAGAGAGAGGATTGACTCACTTTCCGTTGGGAGCACCACCACAGTTTTCGGAAGCGAGTTGCATGAGACCAGCCTCACCGTTACCGCCGGTAGCGGATGGGTTGCACGTGGATTCTTGCATAGCGAAAGAGGCGAGCATAATGCCCTTGACTATTTAAAGTTCTCAATACAGCTTATAATCTGTGGGGTGGAGGGGACTTACGACCGTACTGATCAGCATACTGATTAAACAAGTCGACATAATCGGCGCAAGGAGCAAAGACGCCGTCGGTAGTAAGTTCGGACGCGATAAGTTCGTCCACAGTCACCATGGGAGGAGTCCAGCCAGCAGCGTTGAGACCACAGTTGAGCCAGTCTTCGGAGCCGTTGGGGATTTCCGAGTCCGCGTTGGAGTAGCCACAAATACTATGCGTCAACAGTAAGTACGCAGATTGGTCGGAAGACGCCTCGACCAGACTTACGCGTCAGTGATAGTAAGAAGGCCGGAGCTGGAAGACCCAGAGCTTGAGCCGCTGCTGAAAGAAGAGGTAGGCTGGGTCCAcgcagaagaggaagtcGCGCTGGAGGACCAGCTGTCGGCAGTGGTGCTCTCCGACCAGTCGTTGGAAGACGAGATCACCTTTGAGCAGTGTCAGTCATGTCAAAGGACGGGTGGGCCCAAACGTACCTGGGGGGCCCAAGCTTGCTCATTGCTCAAAGTGGCCGCGACGGGCGTGGCGGCAGCAGCGtaagaggaagaagaggagtCATCAGACCAGGCAGTGCTGGAAGATGTGGGCTCGACgtaagaagaagacgacAGAGTCTGCGCGGCAGCAACGTCGTATGCAGAAGATGTGGCGTATGAGGAACCACGAGTCCGGCAGGTTTGGCCGCGCTTCTTGACGCTCTTCTTGATGAGCTTTTTGGCGTCTGCATGGCCGGCATTTGACCTCGGCGGGAGCTGAGCCCTGGCGGCATGGGGATGGCTGTGCTCAGTGTCGCGGCGATGGTGCAGGACCCGCTTGTGGCGGAGGTGGGGGGGCTGGTTGGAGTGGGCGGCAGCCGCCTGGGCTGTGAGTGcgaggagggggaggagggcGGTGATGAGGGAGAGGGAGTTGGCGAACATTTTAGTGGATGGAGTCGTCGATGGTGAAAAGAGAGTGGCGCTAAAGAATGACTGTAGTTTGTGCGGCGGGTAAGCGGGACGTGCGGAGAaaagagggagaagagaaagagaaaagacAACAACCTCTTTTTGATGGTGAGGGGACGGGCAAAGGACAGGGGCAGAAAGGAGACCAGCCCGTGCGGCCGGTGATTCAACCTGAAACGCATTACTAAATATTCTCCCGCACATACTAACCTCTTCTAACCCTCATTACAAAAGTCACTGGCGAAGCAATACAGTTACGCTCAGGAACACAGGGTGAAAACTCAGTCGCGTCACCGCTAGCGTCATTCTTCCGGTGTAACGAATCTCCGCGCAGCAGAACAGCTTTCAGTGAGCATGCAAACAGTCCACTCTCCCGTACTTGGCATGCTTCTGCCAAGTCTGCCAGCTGCCAGTCACCTCCTACACCACCACGATGGCGCCCTCATAGACAACCCAGCATTACGTGACTACCGGCGAACACCTCCAAACACCAAAAACCAAGCGCGTCTTCCTCCCCTGCAGGTTAACCGCAGCCACGCGTTTCGGGTTCCTGCAACTCTACAGATTCCTGACTGACGTGTCTCCCTTGTCTTTTTCCGGCTGCCAGTGATCATTTATATCTCCCATGGTCTGCAGCGAAAAGTATGTCACTGAGAACGTTCCACATGCTTAAATTGTACATGTAGGAATTCCAGGTATTTCGACTGTATCTTGTACGAGTACTGTACAACCTAAGACTAGAGTGTCATTTGGTGGTCGACCGCTGGTGATGTATTCAACGAAACATGATATCCATTTATTCACACTTATAGACAACAGCATACAATTAAATTTCCAAAACAATTCAAAGACGGACGGGATAAGAAACAAGGGGCTATAATTATGTAATGGGATAGGTAGACCAAAGTAAAGGCAGACTGGAAACAAAGGGGAAAAATCGCTCTATCATTGCCCACTGTTCTCCACTCGTGGCTTCTTCTATGCCATTTCCTGTATTTAATTTTTATTTCGGCTTTGCGCCATTTCACAGTCTTTTGACTGTTGTCAAATCTATGCACTAGCAGTCACAGAGGCGGCCTCAAGGTCGACCCCCGGAGAGCTCGTCTCAATATCGCTGGCCTTCTCGTCGAGTCCGTGGAGAGGCTTGGAAATCGGCGGTACGATGTActgcctcttctccatACCACCCTGCCACGCAAGGTGAGTCGAGCCCATGAGATAGGTGTCGACTTCGGCGGCGGCCTGTCGGCCTTCGCGGATACCCCAGACGACGAGGGACTGCCCTCGGTGACAATCACCAGCAGCAAAGACACCGGGAACATTGGTAGAGTAGCTCTATAGAGACGTTAGCCCACGCAGTATGGCAGGATGGGAAAAAGTGGCGTACGTTGGCAGGGGTCTTGATGTTGGTTCGAGGGTCAGTCTCGACACCAAGAGGCTTGAGACACTGCTGCTGAGGACCGAGGAAACCAAGGGCAAGCAATACAAGCTGGGCAGGATAGAACTGCATAGAATGTCAGATAGGTCCGATACAAGAAAACATCAACCAAGACTCACTTTTTCCGACCCAACAacctcctccatcttccattGACCATTCTGCTTGGTCCATTCGACCTGCACAGTGTCCAGACCCTTCAATTtaccatcatcatcgacAACAAACCTCTTGGTGGCCATGCAGTACTTTCTCGGGTCGTGACCAAAGTGAGCCTGAACTTCAGCGTGTCCATAGTCGGTACGGAAGGAGCGGTTGAACATGGGCCAAGGGTTGTCCGGTGCGCGGCTCTTTGGAGGTTCAGGAAGGAGCTCAAAGTTGACAATAGATTTGGCACCGTGTCGCATAGAAGTGCCGATACAGTCGTTCCCTGTTGGTTTGGATCAGTTGTGAAGTCTATACAATCAAGAGTTTTTACGACTTACCAGTATCGCCACCACCAATAACAATGACATCCTTGCCTTGCGCAGAGATAAAGTCAGGGACATCCTCACCAAAGGCCTTGACCTTGGTGTTGGGAGTAAGGAAGTCCATAGCAAAGTGAATACCATCAACCTCTCGGTGGGGGAGCTTGAGATCCCGAGGCCATGTCGCACCAGTAGCAACAATAACCGCATCATGCTCAGCCTTGATGTTGAGAGGATCGTATTGAGGGTCAATGCCGACGTGGGCATCGGTAACAAACGTAACACCCTCGGCAGCCATCAAGTCAACACGACGCTGAACGACATCCTTGTCGAGCTTCATGTTGGGGATTCCATACATGAGTAAACCGCCAACCCTGTCTTGCCTCTCATAAACAGTAACGCTGTGTCCGGCTTTGTTAAGCTGGTCAGCAGCTGCCAAACCAGCGGGACCGGAACCAATGATAGCCACCCGCTTGCCAGTTCGGTGCTCAGGAGGGTTAGGAGTCATCCATCCCATTTCGAAACCCTTGTCGATGATAGCACACTCAATGGACTTGATACCCACAGGAGCTTCGTTGATCCCTAACACACAAGCACTCTCGCATGGAGCAGGGCAGACTCGACCGGTGAACTCGGGGAAGTTATTGGTCTTGAGCAATCGGTTGAGAGCGTCGTGCCATCGGCCTTCAAAAATCATAGTATTCCACTTGGGGATGACATTGGCGATAGGACAACCTGTGTCTGATTGACAGAAGGGAATACCACAATCCATGCATCGAGCGGACTGATATTTGAGCTCGCTGGGCTTGAGTCGAGCAGAAATCTCCTTCCAGTCCTTAACCCTCTTTCGAGGAGGTCGGTAAGCCTCATTGAGTCGCTTGTACTTCATGAAGCCTCGGATCTTGTCGACCTTGGCAAGGCGCTCCTTGGTAGCAGACTCGTCAACCATTGCGTCTTCGACGTCGACAATCTGAGGCTCTTGAGGCTTATGCTTGGGGGAGCCTTCTGGAGAAATGAGTGCAGAGGTGGACACGGTGAGGGCGTTGGCGTCCCGGGGCAGGACGGGATCGTAACCAGTGGCAACGAGGTCGACTTGGGAGGCAGTCTGAGAAGGGATGAGATCAATAACAGACTGtcgcttcttctcttccgcAGCTCGTTGAGCCTCCTGCTCGAGCACACGCTTGTAGTCGAGAGGCATGACACGGACGAACATGgggagaagatggtggaAATTTCGAAGAACTCGGTCGGCAATTTCGGAACCAGTGTAATGTCGGTGATCCTCGATAAGACTTCGGAGCTCAGCAACTTCCTGAGGATCGTTAACCGGACCAAGTTCGACGGTACTCATGTTGACTTTGGGAGCGAAGCTGTGGGCCATGTCGAGAACGTACGCAATACCGCCAGACATACCGGCAGCAAAGTTTCGACCAGTAAGACCGAGAACAACTACACGGCCACCAGTCATGTACTCGCACCCGTGGTCACCAGTGCCCTCGACAACAAGAGTAGCCCCAGAGTTACGAACGGCAAATCGCTCAGCAGCAATACCTCGGATAAAGGCTTGACCTGAAGTAGCACCAAAGAAGCAGACATTACCGATGATGATGTTCTCCTCAGCCTTGAATGAAGAAGACTTGGGAGGATAAACCACAAGTCTACCTCCAGAAAGACCCTTGCCAACATAATCGTTGGCGTCTCCTTCAAGTTCAATGGTGATACCAGGAGCAAGGAAAGCACCAAGAGATTGACCCGCAGAACCTTTCATGTTGATGTGGATAGTGTCACGAGGAAGACCCTGCTCACCATATCGCTTAGAAACGTGGTAAGAAAGAGTTGTCCCGAGAGCTCGATCAGTGTTGACGACATCGCAGTCGATGGTGACAGGCAAACCTTTTTGAAGGGCAGGCTCAGCTTCATCAATGAACTTGTTATCCAGTCGCACATAAAGCTTGTGGTCCTGGGAGCGAACTCGATAGGTAGCAACATCGCTGCGGAGGAGCTGAGCAGGCTTGAGAATGTGAGATAAATCGAGGTGAGCGGTCTTGGGGGTTCGAAGTGAATCATCGACAGTGAGCATGTCGGCACGACCAACCATTTCATTGATGGTTCGGAAACCAAGCTTGGCCATAATCTGTCTGAGTTCCTCAATCACATAGTAAAAGAAGTTGATGACCTGCTCGGGCTGGCCGGCGAACTTGGCTCGGAGAGCTGGGTCTTGGGTGGCAATACCCACAGGACAAGTGTTTCTACAGGTTGTTAGCTTTGCTGCCGTCATTAAACTAAAACACTCACTTGTGACAAGCCTTCATCATAATACAGCCCATAGCGATCAAGGGTGTGGTAGCGAAACCCCACTCCTCAGCACCCAGCAAGGTCGCAATAGCGATATCTCTACCTGTTCTGATCTGACCGTCGGTTTGAACAGTTACTCGGCCTCGCAAGTTGTTCAACACCAACGTTTGGTGAGTCTCAGCAAGACCCAGCTCCCAAGGAAGACCAGCATACTTGATGGATGTCCATTTGGCAGCCCCAGTACCACCATCGTGACCAGAAATGGTGATGTGGTCGGCCTTGGCCTTGGCAACTCCGCTAGCAACGATGCCAACACCAACTTCCGATACAAGCTTGACGGAGACTCGAGCACGAGGGTTGGCAGCCTTGAGGTCGTAAATGAGCTGCTTCAGATCTTCAATAGAGTAAATATCGTGGTgagggggaggagagaCAAGGGTCACACCAGGAGTAGAGTGTCGAGTTCGACCGATAGAAGCCGATACCTTGTGGCCGGGAAGCTCACCACCCTCACCAGGCTTGGCACCTTGAGCCATCTTGATCTGGAGTTCATCAGAGTCGGCGAGGTAGTTGGAAGTGACACCGAATCGACCGGAAGCGACCTGCTTGATAGCAGATCGTCGAGAGTCCCATACAGGCTTGAGTTCCATTGCATGAGTGAAGGGCTGACCATTAAGTTCGGCTCCGGGACCGGGGATGGGAATGCTTCGCTCAGCATCTTCACCACCTTCACCAGTGTTGGACTTTCCACCAAGACGATTCATCGCGAGAGCCAAAGCAGTATGGGCTTCCATGGAGATGGAACCGTACGACATGGCACCGGTGACACATCGTCGGACAATCTCATTCCAGGGCTCAACTTGTTCGATCGGAACAGAGGTAGCATTCTCAAAGTTGAATTCGAGAAGACCGCGAAGAGTACCTCGTTTGATAGACTCTCGAGAATTCTTGGAATAAGTATCGTACGCAGCTTGGTTCTTCTGTCGAACGGCATCTTGAAGCTGGGCGATGGAAACGGGATCGTTAACACGCATCTCGGAACCTTGACGGTAGTGGTATTCTCCGCTTTCGGGCTGGTTATCATCAGCATGAAACTTGTTGCAATTTTCACCCAGGTACTTACCATGCCGGGGACCCTGATCTCGTCCCGGGTGGGCCATGCCCTCTCGTGGAACTCAAAGGCATCCATCGCAAGAAGCTCATAGGTGGCACCTTGTACCCTAGAAGCAGTGCCAACAAAGCAATCCCTAACAACCTCCTCGTGAAGACCGAGAATCTCAAAGAGCTGAGCGCCTTTGTAAGAAGCAAGTGTTGAAACACCCATCTTGGAGAGAACCTTGAGGATACCTTCGTCCGTAGCCTTCATGTAATTGGCAATGAGTTTCTCAGCACTTTGAGAGTCCTTGGCCCTGTAGCTCAATGAGCGAAAGTCATTTGAAGCGAACGATAAACTTACAAACCCTCTCTGCCCACCTTGTAAATCATCTCCATGATCAACCACGGACAAATGGCATCCGCACCGTAACCTATCAGAACACACATATGGTGCACTTCCCTAGCCTCGCCGGTCTCCACCATGAGCGCCACCTTGgacctcttcctctccttgACGAGGAAGTGGTGGGCACCGCCCACGGCAAGGATGGCAGAAAGGGCCACCCTGTCGGGGCCTGTAGCTCGATCAGAGAGAATGACGGACTTAAAGCC belongs to Cryptococcus gattii WM276 chromosome I, complete sequence and includes:
- a CDS encoding uncharacterized protein (Similar to TIGR gene model, XP_567570.1); the encoded protein is MFANSLSLITALLPLLALTAQAAAAHSNQPPHLRHKRVLHHRRDTEHSHPHAARAQLPPRSNAGHADAKKLIKKSVKKRGQTCRTRGSSYATSSAYDVAAAQTLSSSSYVEPTSSSTAWSDDSSSSSYAAAATPVAATLSNEQAWAPQVISSSNDWSESTTADSWSSSATSSSAWTQPTSSFSSGSSSGSSSSGLLTITDAICGYSNADSEIPNGSEDWLNCGLNAAGWTPPMVTVDELIASELTTDGVFAPCADYVDLFNQYADQYGLKGIMLASFAMQESTCNPSATGGNGEAGLMQLASENCGGAPNGNCYDVNFNIQRAAELFSNLISSNGGNVLLAIGSYNGWYSGLTYAAGTAAASQGQCHAQNNLDYIHQFCNGWMQNKSGYTLGTYFNLKSC
- a CDS encoding Rho1 GTPase (Similar to TIGR gene model, INSD accession AAW44711.1); amino-acid sequence: MAPKPLNRKLVVLGDGACGKTSLLTVFTKGLFSNPPPTVFENYVEMMQVDDQVVELSLWDTAGQEDFDRLRSLSYADTHVVMICFSVDSPVSLENTESKWIHEVNQFCPGVKVILIALKCDLREDPAVKDKLGRHSLHPVTYDEGLATARAIRASRYLECSAKHNRGVQEAIYEAARVAVGSRARGGGSGGRMKGDSWKEKCIIL
- a CDS encoding uncharacterized protein (Similar to TIGR gene model, INSD accession AAW46052.1) encodes the protein MLSTALSPSSPHADYNSYSSSLSPTSPRFHASSAPHGRRSPSPSRLESLLDAPLPSCRPSRSPRSRKIRDALARHIRPHLTPRTLTMLFLWMLSVWSIHHFFLPISSLSRLSNPRAEEHFLSTAFPPPPQRIGDDHLDSVDPRWRAYHPLPAPDPPFPRLRPTRFLPPQCLEQWFAEGETLCGAKELGEEEKLDATWLWVNGSDHRWRDSMIEWREKENVNSPERHFREQNELVHSMRSVLDALPGHLRTFHLILADYTFNYPEDLELVPFSIIPDLEKVASKSKGRRHPRDLPGTPPSFSNLTERVTPESISASLASHLQSEWRIVQTPTWLDFSRRDPSDPSHPFHPYSVSKAGERGQHYAEASYPTLRYASHWEVFHTPSVDRDGRQELMGEREWRENEWKKKALPTFNSMAIESRIGWLPGLADAIIALNDDFFLLRPHAVSDFHSPLYGSVIRFDHGYNQQVRPEVVKSHINDPGEIGGLYHANAILSQRFPHRLRPYFAHVPKVITRGLHHEASLMFKEALTESSTRRFREMKIGEGDVQMQWLLTSLRVERWREALLWTWVVANMGTISGSQDRWDDATRTAIKDMFGFTENDNDVVKIEVHRGERWTLEPGRMQKAFEQAGWEAPKATEFLFSSMDGTMPPLLKHGEDPAQNDRCMIDLNRCFGVFWTREEDILSTDMMKRLTFQYPECGDCMIMALVTASGTLGLNAFFPPKETTVTAPELAPGDGYPKFLPPPHLPLTPTWHEADFSLANILSTTALPGEQVDIRQYCMRLLSRYLYLDARSVSHFHMLKSAEHAQRVFKMIQDNPRVSILGMNDDIESDYDEVKRLMNEWFEMRWPRKAVWEREWDPVKDRYID